GGCCAGCGCGAGGCTGACGGACAGGATCGAGTTCAGGAGCCCCGCGCCGACCAGCAGCGCGATCTGCAGGCCTTCGGTCGGTGGATTGGGGCCGATGAACGCGGCCATCACGGCCCAGTTGGTGATCGTGATGACCAACCCCGCGCCGGCGAAGGCGTTCAGCCGCTCGATCCGGTTGACGCTCACCGCACCCATCACCGAGCCGGCGATCACGTAGGCGATCGTTTCCAGCGCGCGCGCGTCGCCGGCCAGTTGGCCGATGATGAGGCTGAGGCACATCATCACCGCGACCGCGCTCGGCGCGCCCATGAACAGCGCCAGCGTCATTGCCATGGCCGGCATCGGCAGCAGGTACGCCTGCGCCGCGCCGCCGGGCACCATCAACTTGGCCGCGAAGACCAATGCGGTGGACAGCGCCAGAATCAGGCTGATGCGCCGCCACTGTCCCCATATGTCAGGCGGCTGGGTCATGAAGTAGAACGCCAGCACGGCGCTCAGCAGCCCGGCCAGCAGGCCCTGCCCGGCGATCTCGCGCAGGCCGCCGCGCGTCTGCAGCAACCCCAGTTGCTCCAGCGCTTCGATCGTGCCGGTCGTGATGACTTCACCTTCGCGCAGGACCGTTTCATCCTGCCGGATGGTGATGGAGACGGGCGGGACGGCGCGGCGCGCTTGGTCCCGCAGCGCGGTGGTGCGCTCCGGGTTCGGCAGGCTGTTCGCGACGACGAATCCGCGCGCCAGCTCGCTGACCAGCACCGTCTCGTCGGTGTTCAGTTCGCGGGAAACGAAGCGGCGCAAGGAGGCCCGCGCATCGCCGACCTGCTCGGGACGCACTTCGGAGCGCATGACCTGCTCCAGCGCGCCGAGCGATTCGCGCGCGATCAGCGCCCAGCGCGCGTCGTCCGTGGCCAGCGTCTGGCTCAGCACTGCATTGGACAGCGACAACTCGGGCAGGTCGCCGATCTGGCGCTGCTTGTCGGCAAACGTCAGGTACGGGTCGTGGCGCAGCGAGTCGAGGTAGTTGAGCACCGACTGCGCGCGCGTCAACTGCTGCCGCCCGATCTGGGGGTCTGGCGCGTCGTACACGTCCGTGATCGCCGCCGCGGCCTTGTCCTGCGCCTCGCGCGTGCGCGACGCACTATTGTACGTGAGCGAGCGCGGCGCGCTGATGCGCACGCGGCTGACCTCGCCGGCCTGCAGGGCGTACTGCCGGGGCGGGAAATCCCACACCAGCAGCGCCGTCAGGATCGCCGTCAGCGAGACGAACAGCACGGCAGCGCGCGCGACCGGCGGCGCCTGCCGTATCTTCTGCATGAGCGCAGACAAGCCCATGATCTGTTCTCGCGTCCCGTGCGGTTCGGCGCTCGCGTTAGCGCGCGCTGAGCAGCTCTTTGACGACCTGGTTGACCAGTTTGCCGTCGGCCTTGCCCTTCACTTTGGGCATCAGCTTCTGCATGATCGCGCCCATCTGCTTCTCGGACGTGGCGCCGGACTCGGCGATCGCCTCGCGGGCCAGCACGGCGATCTCGTCGCGGCCCATGAGTTGCGGCAGGTAGGTCTCGATGAACGACAGCTCTTCCCGCTCGCTGGCGACCAGGTCGGCGCGCCCGCCTTTCTCGTACTCGCTGATCGATTCGCGGCGGCGCTTGGCCTCGCGCGTCAGGACGGCCAGCATGTCCTCGTCGCTCAGACCGGTCGCCCGCTTCTGCGGGTCGAGCGTGTCCACCTCGCCCTGTTTGATGGCGGCGAGCACCATGCGGATGATGTCGCGGCGGCGGGTCTCGCCCGCCTTCATGGCCGTCTTCAATTCGTCGTTCAGCTTGTCCTTGATCGTCATAGCGTCCTCATTTTTCCCGCCCGTTCGGCGGCCTCGACCGTGGCGATCATCCCGTCGCCATGGATGCCGCCGATGTGCGCGGCTGTGATCTGGTTGTTCAGGTCGGCGTCGCTCTCGGCGTAAACGCGCACGTAGTTGCCGGTCAGGCCGGACCAGTCGCCGTCGCGTTC
The sequence above is a segment of the Chloroflexota bacterium genome. Coding sequences within it:
- a CDS encoding HDIG domain-containing protein, translated to MGLSALMQKIRQAPPVARAAVLFVSLTAILTALLVWDFPPRQYALQAGEVSRVRISAPRSLTYNSASRTREAQDKAAAAITDVYDAPDPQIGRQQLTRAQSVLNYLDSLRHDPYLTFADKQRQIGDLPELSLSNAVLSQTLATDDARWALIARESLGALEQVMRSEVRPEQVGDARASLRRFVSRELNTDETVLVSELARGFVVANSLPNPERTTALRDQARRAVPPVSITIRQDETVLREGEVITTGTIEALEQLGLLQTRGGLREIAGQGLLAGLLSAVLAFYFMTQPPDIWGQWRRISLILALSTALVFAAKLMVPGGAAQAYLLPMPAMAMTLALFMGAPSAVAVMMCLSLIIGQLAGDARALETIAYVIAGSVMGAVSVNRIERLNAFAGAGLVITITNWAVMAAFIGPNPPTEGLQIALLVGAGLLNSILSVSLALAGYSLAGHYLDITTPVQLMDLSRPTHPLLRKLLLQAPGTYHHTLLISNMAERAAELIGADPLLARVAAYYHDIGKTVQPYFFIENQIDRDNPHDELNDPVESARIVISHVPDGIALARKHRLPRPIVDVIAQHHGTMLAAYFYHRARMQSPNGEVNESLFRYPGPRPQTREAAIVMLADGSEATVRALRPATAEELDEILQKIFRERLAAGELDDSNLRLRDLGHIRQAFHEILQGQFHPRITYPSDSREPLPEPPRGIWLESRNVPAREE
- a CDS encoding GatB/YqeY domain-containing protein, whose product is MTIKDKLNDELKTAMKAGETRRRDIIRMVLAAIKQGEVDTLDPQKRATGLSDEDMLAVLTREAKRRRESISEYEKGGRADLVASEREELSFIETYLPQLMGRDEIAVLAREAIAESGATSEKQMGAIMQKLMPKVKGKADGKLVNQVVKELLSAR